One stretch of Glycine soja cultivar W05 chromosome 7, ASM419377v2, whole genome shotgun sequence DNA includes these proteins:
- the LOC114418838 gene encoding uncharacterized protein LOC114418838 isoform X3, with protein MASSYCCSRLLLQSQSWRLMLRFSPFLATSPPSSSLSFSSNCHVSSSAQLTTLQQQQQQPLPRSSQLVALEYADLNLSHNLDLGHVRIRQHVNPLSSSLSVPAQVPEWNHAFADPTLPLMVDIGCGSGRFLMWLAKRTPKERNFLGLEIRQKIVKRAESWAKDLALDNVHFLFANATISFKQLVESYPGPLALVSILCPDPHFKKRHHKRRVLQKPLVDAIVDNLMPGGQVFTQSDVFEMALDMRNQFDEVETLKHIEVLNPSMLCDSEGWLLGNPMGIRTEREIHAEHEGAKIYRRLYQKPCPCQT; from the exons atggcttcttcttaCTGTTGTTCCCGTTTGTTGTTGCAATCACAGAGTTGGCGACTAATGTTACGATTCTCACCCTTTCTCGCCACTTCCcctccttcttcttccctttcttTCTCCTCCAATTGCCACGTGTCCTCTTCCGCTCAACTAACAAcacttcaacaacaacaacaacaaccccttCCGCGAAGCTCACAGCTGGTGGCATTGGAATATGCAGACCTCAACCTCTCTCACAACTTG GATCTGGGTCACGTCAGGATAAGGCAGCATGTTAACCCCCTCAGCTCTTCTCTCTCG gTTCCTGCACAAGTACCAGAATGGAACCATGCCTTTGCAGACCCAACATTGCCACTCATGGTGGACATTGGATGTG GCAGTGGCAGGTTTCTAATGTGGCTTGCTAAAAGAACTCCTAAAGAGAGAAATTTTTTGGGATTGGAAATACGGCAAAAG ATAGTGAAGCGTGCTGAGTCATGGGCAAAGGATCTGGCTCTTGATAACGT ACATTTTTTGTTTGCAAATGCAACAATTTCTTTCAAGCAGTTGGTAGAATCATATCCCGGGCCCTTGGCCTTAGTTTCAATTTTG TGTCCAGACCCACATTTCAAGAAAAGACATCATAAAAGAAGGGTtctgcagaagcctttggttgATGCTATAGTAGATAATTTAATGCCTGGGGGACAG GTATTCACACAGTCTGATGTGTTTGAAATGGCACTTGACATGAGAAATCAGTTTGATGAAGTTGAAACACTTAAACACATAGAAGTTTTGAACCCATCTATGTTGTGTGACAGTGAAGGGTGGTTGTTAGGCAACCCCATGGGAATAAGGACTGAGAGAGAGATTCATGCAGAACATGAAGGTGCAAAAATCTATAGAAGATTGTACCAGAAACCTTGTCCATGCCAGACATAA
- the LOC114418838 gene encoding uncharacterized protein LOC114418838 isoform X2: MASSYCCSRLLLQSQSWRLMLRFSPFLATSPPSSSLSFSSNCHVSSSAQLTTLQQQQQQPLPRSSQLVALEYADLNLSHNLDLGHVRIRQHVNPLSSSLSVPAQVPEWNHAFADPTLPLMVDIGCGNLNLNDNLLDAFCVSVKDWDRSCSGRFLMWLAKRTPKERNFLGLEIRQKIVKRAESWAKDLALDNVHFLFANATISFKQLVESYPGPLALVSILVGLSPCTKYSMAYFCIYVLYRLSSTLFFSTRLVGPIEQPKAVQQEGGSAFGGNSDPYGALQGKKSVQTHISRKDIIKEGFCRSLWLML; encoded by the exons atggcttcttcttaCTGTTGTTCCCGTTTGTTGTTGCAATCACAGAGTTGGCGACTAATGTTACGATTCTCACCCTTTCTCGCCACTTCCcctccttcttcttccctttcttTCTCCTCCAATTGCCACGTGTCCTCTTCCGCTCAACTAACAAcacttcaacaacaacaacaacaaccccttCCGCGAAGCTCACAGCTGGTGGCATTGGAATATGCAGACCTCAACCTCTCTCACAACTTG GATCTGGGTCACGTCAGGATAAGGCAGCATGTTAACCCCCTCAGCTCTTCTCTCTCG gTTCCTGCACAAGTACCAGAATGGAACCATGCCTTTGCAGACCCAACATTGCCACTCATGGTGGACATTGGATGTGGTAACCTGAATCTCAATGATAATTTATTGGATGCATTTTGTGTGTCTGTTAAGGACTGGGACAGATCAT GCAGTGGCAGGTTTCTAATGTGGCTTGCTAAAAGAACTCCTAAAGAGAGAAATTTTTTGGGATTGGAAATACGGCAAAAG ATAGTGAAGCGTGCTGAGTCATGGGCAAAGGATCTGGCTCTTGATAACGT ACATTTTTTGTTTGCAAATGCAACAATTTCTTTCAAGCAGTTGGTAGAATCATATCCCGGGCCCTTGGCCTTAGTTTCAATTTTGGTGGGTTTATCTCCTTGTACCAAGTATTCTATGGCATACTTTTGTATCTATGTTCTATATAGGCTATCATCTACATTGTTTTTTAGTACTAGGCTGGTAGGCCCTATTGAGCAACCTAAGGCTGTTCAACAGGAGGGGGGGAGTGCTTTCGGGGGCAATTCAGACCCCTATGGAGCACTGCAAGGAAAGAAAAG TGTCCAGACCCACATTTCAAGAAAAGACATCATAAAAGAAGGGTtctgcagaagcctttggttgATGCTATAG
- the LOC114418838 gene encoding uncharacterized protein LOC114418838 isoform X1, whose product MASSYCCSRLLLQSQSWRLMLRFSPFLATSPPSSSLSFSSNCHVSSSAQLTTLQQQQQQPLPRSSQLVALEYADLNLSHNLDLGHVRIRQHVNPLSSSLSVPAQVPEWNHAFADPTLPLMVDIGCGNLNLNDNLLDAFCVSVKDWDRSCSGRFLMWLAKRTPKERNFLGLEIRQKIVKRAESWAKDLALDNVHFLFANATISFKQLVESYPGPLALVSILCPDPHFKKRHHKRRVLQKPLVDAIVDNLMPGGQVFTQSDVFEMALDMRNQFDEVETLKHIEVLNPSMLCDSEGWLLGNPMGIRTEREIHAEHEGAKIYRRLYQKPCPCQT is encoded by the exons atggcttcttcttaCTGTTGTTCCCGTTTGTTGTTGCAATCACAGAGTTGGCGACTAATGTTACGATTCTCACCCTTTCTCGCCACTTCCcctccttcttcttccctttcttTCTCCTCCAATTGCCACGTGTCCTCTTCCGCTCAACTAACAAcacttcaacaacaacaacaacaaccccttCCGCGAAGCTCACAGCTGGTGGCATTGGAATATGCAGACCTCAACCTCTCTCACAACTTG GATCTGGGTCACGTCAGGATAAGGCAGCATGTTAACCCCCTCAGCTCTTCTCTCTCG gTTCCTGCACAAGTACCAGAATGGAACCATGCCTTTGCAGACCCAACATTGCCACTCATGGTGGACATTGGATGTGGTAACCTGAATCTCAATGATAATTTATTGGATGCATTTTGTGTGTCTGTTAAGGACTGGGACAGATCAT GCAGTGGCAGGTTTCTAATGTGGCTTGCTAAAAGAACTCCTAAAGAGAGAAATTTTTTGGGATTGGAAATACGGCAAAAG ATAGTGAAGCGTGCTGAGTCATGGGCAAAGGATCTGGCTCTTGATAACGT ACATTTTTTGTTTGCAAATGCAACAATTTCTTTCAAGCAGTTGGTAGAATCATATCCCGGGCCCTTGGCCTTAGTTTCAATTTTG TGTCCAGACCCACATTTCAAGAAAAGACATCATAAAAGAAGGGTtctgcagaagcctttggttgATGCTATAGTAGATAATTTAATGCCTGGGGGACAG GTATTCACACAGTCTGATGTGTTTGAAATGGCACTTGACATGAGAAATCAGTTTGATGAAGTTGAAACACTTAAACACATAGAAGTTTTGAACCCATCTATGTTGTGTGACAGTGAAGGGTGGTTGTTAGGCAACCCCATGGGAATAAGGACTGAGAGAGAGATTCATGCAGAACATGAAGGTGCAAAAATCTATAGAAGATTGTACCAGAAACCTTGTCCATGCCAGACATAA
- the LOC114418839 gene encoding glycine-rich protein A3-like, producing the protein MSNRKDNTDDESSERGIFSHLGYPSAPPYPPPHGYPPSGYPPPGGYPPTAYPPPAYPPPGVYPHSGYYPSEYPPAYPPPGGYPPTAYPHSGYHPPAYPAPHGYPPAAPPYPAGRGAGMGGLLAGGVAAAAAAYGAHHMAHGYHRFGHGAYHGHGKFKHGKFGKRWKHGRFGFGKYKHGWKKWK; encoded by the exons ATGAGCAACAGAAAAGATAATACTGATGATGAGTCTAGTGAAAGAGGTATATTTTCACATCTAGGCTATCCAAGTGCACCACCCTACCCTCCTCCACATGGATACCCACCATCAGGCTATCCACCTCCAGGAGGGTATCCCCCAACAGCCTATCCACCACCAGCATATCCGCCTCCCGGAGTATATCCGCATTCCGGTTACTATCCTTCCGAATATCCACCTGCATATCCGCCTCCGGGAGGGTATCCACCCACTGCTTATCCTCATTCAGGATATCATCCACCAGCTTATCCTGCCCCACATGGCTATCCACCTGCTGCACCTCCATATCCTGCAG GGCGTGGAGCTGGCATGGGAGGATTGTTGGCAGGGGGTGTTGCTGCTGCTGCCGCTGCCTATGGTGCTCACCACATGGCACATGGATATCATCGTTTTGGACACGGAGCCTACCATGGTCATGGAAAGTTCAAGCACGGGAAATTCGGCAAGCGTTGGAAGCATGGCAGGTTTGGATTTGGCAAGTATAAGCATGGTTGGAAAAAGTGGAAGTGA